A portion of the Streptomyces erythrochromogenes genome contains these proteins:
- a CDS encoding alpha/beta fold hydrolase, producing the protein MAHGQHGGKSGPLGAGRRRGRGRWYAVAPALAATVVAACVPAAYAAAPPAPAAAAAPAQGAGDGLDRYHRQRLAWGSCVKGPDDTAGRDLDRAGVSCADVTVPLDYADPRGRTITVAVSRLKATDTRRRIGAVLLNNGGPGGTAVESPPHIRKAMKQVGTRYDIVGFDPRFVGRSTPLDCGWPVGTAWLSAGSGRAGFDRQVALQKDLADKCRAAGASVLAHISTRNTARDMDVIRGALGERKISYLGYSYGTYLGTVYTQMFPGRYDRVVLDGAVAPGDYKARLMQGAEPENERALSDWAAWAAGRHDAHGLGRTRAEVLATVEGIVAASARGTLTVGAAPEVFRLDDTQVPLILFMGIADDTDKARTALAEQVSALAKAAQGRPAPLSPDFAQLLRYALTGEQAATGGVQAAIICGDVGAPRDPEVYWRDIERSRAAHPLFGPLTNNINPCAFWDRPREELTRVRRDAAVLIVAATGDPRTTYRSSAGLHELLPSSKLITVENANRHGLYGEYGNGCVDGEVNAYLATGKLPKEDRTCSTASPSSSSSFSSSD; encoded by the coding sequence ATGGCACATGGACAACACGGCGGGAAGAGCGGGCCCTTAGGAGCGGGGCGGCGGCGCGGGCGGGGCCGGTGGTACGCGGTCGCGCCGGCCCTGGCCGCGACCGTGGTGGCCGCCTGCGTCCCGGCGGCGTACGCGGCGGCGCCGCCCGCTCCGGCAGCGGCGGCCGCCCCCGCGCAGGGCGCCGGGGACGGACTCGACCGCTACCACCGCCAGCGCCTCGCCTGGGGGAGCTGCGTGAAGGGCCCGGACGACACGGCGGGCCGCGACCTGGACCGGGCCGGCGTGAGCTGCGCCGACGTGACCGTCCCGCTGGACTACGCCGACCCCCGCGGCCGCACGATCACCGTCGCGGTCTCCCGGCTCAAGGCCACCGACACCCGCCGGCGCATAGGCGCCGTCCTCCTCAACAACGGCGGGCCCGGCGGCACCGCCGTCGAGTCCCCGCCGCACATCCGCAAGGCGATGAAGCAGGTCGGCACGCGCTACGACATCGTCGGCTTCGACCCGCGTTTCGTCGGCCGCAGCACCCCGCTGGACTGCGGCTGGCCGGTCGGCACGGCGTGGCTCTCGGCAGGCTCCGGCCGGGCCGGCTTCGACCGGCAGGTCGCCCTCCAAAAGGACCTGGCCGACAAGTGCCGCGCCGCGGGCGCCTCGGTGCTGGCGCACATCAGCACCCGCAACACCGCCCGCGACATGGACGTCATCCGCGGCGCGCTCGGCGAACGGAAGATCTCCTACCTGGGCTACTCCTACGGCACCTACCTGGGCACGGTCTACACCCAGATGTTCCCCGGCCGCTACGACCGGGTCGTCCTCGACGGGGCCGTCGCCCCGGGCGACTACAAGGCCCGGCTGATGCAGGGCGCCGAGCCCGAGAACGAACGGGCGCTCTCGGACTGGGCCGCCTGGGCCGCGGGCCGCCACGACGCCCACGGACTGGGCCGCACCCGCGCCGAGGTCCTCGCCACCGTCGAGGGGATCGTCGCGGCGTCGGCACGGGGAACGCTGACCGTCGGCGCCGCCCCCGAGGTCTTCCGGCTCGACGACACCCAGGTCCCGCTGATCCTCTTCATGGGGATCGCGGACGACACCGACAAGGCGCGGACCGCCCTCGCCGAGCAGGTGTCGGCGCTGGCGAAGGCGGCGCAGGGCCGGCCCGCGCCGCTGTCGCCGGACTTCGCCCAACTGCTGCGGTACGCCCTGACCGGCGAGCAGGCGGCGACGGGCGGCGTCCAGGCGGCGATCATCTGCGGGGACGTCGGCGCCCCGCGCGATCCCGAGGTCTACTGGCGCGACATCGAGCGCAGCCGGGCCGCGCACCCGCTGTTCGGGCCGCTCACCAACAACATCAACCCGTGTGCCTTCTGGGACCGGCCGCGCGAGGAGCTCACCCGGGTCCGCCGGGACGCAGCCGTGCTGATCGTCGCGGCCACCGGGGATCCCCGCACCACGTACCGCAGCAGCGCCGGGCTCCACGAGCTGCTGCCCAGCTCGAAGCTGATCACCGTGGAGAACGCCAACCGGCACGGGCTGTACGGCGAGTACGGCAACGGCTGCGTCGACGGCGAGGTCAACGCCTACCTGGCTACCGGGAAGCTGCCGAAGGAGGACCGGACCTGCAGCACCGCTTCTCCTTCTTCTTCCTCCTCCTTCTCCTCCTCCGATTGA
- a CDS encoding sigma-70 family RNA polymerase sigma factor: protein MTAVSVTAQPSPGTGDRLLDHEVAEGFVRGDEQCLTAAYRRWGGLVHALAARTLGDPREAEDVSQQVFLAAWRGRAGYRPERGAFPGWLVGITRRKIADALTERTRRLDLVTAAGAALPPPDEPAEGTEAVLDRLIVTGELARLPRPQREVLAMAFYGDLTQTQIAERTGMPLGTVKSHTRRGLHRMRHRFAAAAPATDPAGAGYA from the coding sequence ATGACCGCCGTGAGCGTCACCGCCCAGCCGTCCCCCGGGACCGGGGACCGCCTCCTCGACCACGAGGTCGCCGAGGGGTTCGTGCGCGGCGACGAGCAGTGCCTGACCGCCGCGTACCGTCGCTGGGGCGGCCTCGTCCACGCCCTGGCGGCCCGCACCCTCGGGGATCCGCGGGAGGCCGAGGACGTCAGCCAGCAGGTCTTCCTGGCCGCGTGGCGCGGCCGGGCCGGCTACCGCCCGGAGCGCGGGGCCTTCCCCGGATGGCTCGTCGGCATCACCCGGCGGAAGATCGCCGACGCGCTCACGGAGCGCACCCGCCGCCTCGACCTGGTCACCGCGGCCGGCGCCGCCCTGCCCCCGCCGGACGAGCCCGCGGAGGGGACCGAAGCCGTCCTGGACCGGCTGATCGTCACCGGCGAGCTGGCGCGACTGCCCCGCCCGCAGCGGGAGGTGCTGGCCATGGCCTTCTACGGGGACCTGACCCAGACCCAGATCGCCGAGCGCACCGGCATGCCGCTCGGCACGGTCAAAAGCCACACCCGGCGCGGTCTGCACCGGATGCGCCACCGCTTCGCCGCCGCGGCCCCCGCCACCGACCCGGCCGGGGCGGGGTACGCGTGA
- a CDS encoding LmeA family phospholipid-binding protein: MLPRTTPRPGSAAGRRPAGPAARPAGPRRRRALIAAGAAAVLLLAVPVTDSVARDLAEERLADRISLRQTNLAGRPDVSIEGLPFLLQAARETYPEVRVRADAKTDRGSPVKADVTFDNVSRDGDGYRADSASARFTAPYSSLGDGPDGGTLVSDAGNGQLLIRRSVLGAPVVLTAGVELHDGVVSLRPTAASVAGRAMDPASPLIAQALARQTRTLPELPLGLRPSGVSVGADGVTLTARAEDVTPA; this comes from the coding sequence ATGCTGCCCCGCACCACCCCCCGCCCCGGCAGCGCCGCGGGCCGCCGTCCGGCCGGGCCCGCCGCCCGTCCGGCCGGCCCCCGGCGCCGCCGCGCCCTGATCGCGGCCGGCGCGGCCGCCGTACTGCTGCTCGCGGTGCCCGTCACCGACTCGGTCGCCCGCGACCTGGCCGAGGAACGGCTCGCGGACCGGATCAGCCTGCGGCAGACGAACCTCGCGGGGCGTCCGGACGTCTCCATCGAGGGGCTGCCGTTCCTCCTCCAGGCCGCCCGCGAGACCTACCCCGAGGTACGGGTCCGGGCCGACGCGAAGACCGACCGCGGCAGCCCGGTCAAGGCCGACGTCACCTTCGACAACGTCTCCCGCGACGGCGACGGCTACCGGGCGGACTCGGCGTCGGCCCGCTTCACCGCCCCGTACTCCTCACTGGGCGACGGACCGGACGGCGGTACCCTGGTCTCCGACGCCGGCAACGGCCAACTGCTCATCCGGCGCAGCGTGCTGGGCGCGCCCGTGGTGCTGACGGCGGGGGTCGAACTCCACGACGGCGTCGTCTCGCTGCGCCCGACGGCCGCCTCGGTCGCCGGCCGGGCCATGGATCCGGCCAGCCCCCTGATCGCGCAGGCGCTCGCCCGGCAGACCCGGACCCTGCCCGAACTGCCCCTCGGACTGCGGCCCTCGGGTGTGTCGGTGGGCGCGGACGGCGTGACGCTGACCGCGCGGGCCGAGGACGTCACCCCGGCCTGA
- a CDS encoding MerR family transcriptional regulator — protein MTQSSHGLTTGAVARRLGVAPTTLRTWDRRYGIGPAAREDGRHRRWTPGDIAVLHEMCRLTSSGIPPAEAARAALAGPAPAPATRPAPAVAALAPVGPEPLPRPTRRPGSGNGLPLGAVRQECRGLGRAAVRLDAWAVDEMLGSVIDQYGLVTAWEEVMAPTLHAVGRKWETSGDRYVEVEHLLSWHVSSALRRAAGPPASGARTGVPPVLLACVPGEQHTLALEALAAGLAGLGLPTLMFGAAVPPEALDQAVRRTGPAAVVLWSQARSTANHPLARHLAEVAWGVKGARARPAVLTAGPGWAGQPLSPGTLRPHGLREALALLRGLCDAAAGVGADTGRPAGADQS, from the coding sequence ATGACGCAGTCCTCACACGGCCTGACCACGGGGGCGGTGGCCCGCCGGCTGGGGGTCGCCCCCACGACCCTGCGCACCTGGGACCGGCGCTACGGCATCGGGCCGGCCGCCCGCGAGGACGGCCGGCACCGGCGGTGGACCCCCGGGGACATCGCCGTCCTGCACGAGATGTGCCGGCTGACCTCGTCGGGGATCCCGCCCGCGGAGGCCGCGCGGGCCGCCCTGGCCGGCCCGGCGCCCGCTCCGGCCACTCGACCTGCTCCGGCGGTTGCGGCCCTTGCGCCCGTCGGCCCCGAGCCCCTCCCCCGGCCGACCCGCCGGCCCGGTTCGGGCAACGGCCTGCCGCTGGGCGCCGTACGACAGGAGTGCCGCGGGCTGGGGCGGGCCGCGGTGCGCCTCGACGCCTGGGCCGTGGACGAGATGCTGGGTTCGGTGATCGACCAGTACGGCCTGGTCACCGCCTGGGAGGAGGTGATGGCGCCGACCCTGCACGCCGTGGGCCGCAAGTGGGAGACCTCGGGCGACCGGTACGTCGAGGTCGAACACCTGCTGTCCTGGCACGTGTCGAGCGCCCTGCGCCGCGCCGCCGGGCCCCCGGCCTCCGGGGCGAGGACGGGCGTCCCCCCGGTCCTGCTCGCCTGTGTGCCGGGCGAGCAGCACACCCTCGCGCTGGAGGCGCTGGCCGCAGGCCTGGCCGGGCTCGGCCTGCCCACGCTCATGTTCGGTGCGGCCGTGCCGCCCGAGGCCCTCGACCAGGCCGTACGCCGGACCGGACCGGCCGCGGTCGTCCTGTGGTCCCAGGCCCGGTCCACCGCGAACCACCCGCTGGCCCGGCACCTCGCCGAGGTCGCGTGGGGCGTCAAGGGCGCCCGCGCCCGGCCGGCCGTGCTGACGGCGGGACCGGGCTGGGCGGGTCAGCCCCTCTCCCCGGGCACGCTGCGGCCCCACGGGCTGCGAGAGGCCCTGGCCCTGCTGCGCGGGCTCTGCGACGCGGCGGCGGGTGTGGGTGCGGATACGGGACGGCCCGCCGGCGCGGATCAGTCCTGA
- a CDS encoding cryptochrome/photolyase family protein: MNVSVVLFTSDLRVHDHPPLRAAQGPRNETVPLFVRDPAVDHAGFAAPNRLAFLADCLADLDQGLRRRGGRLVVRSGDPVAEVCAVVRETDADEVHMAAGCSAFALRREQRLRRALEADGRRLYVHDGVVTALPAGAVTPNGSDHFAVFTPYFRRWSGERLRTPLAAPRVVRVPLGIRSEGLPARPAAGTVSAGLATGGEEEGRKRLAYWLDRHADAYEEGHDDLAADATSRLSPYFHFGALSAAEAVHRARARGGAGAEAFVRQLCWRDFHHQLLAARPAVADADYRTRSDHWRRGAQAEADLRAWREGRTGYPVVDAAMRQLAHEGWMPGRGRLLTASFLTKTLYIDWRAGARHFLDLLVDGDVANNQLNWQWMAGTGTDSRPNRVLNPVIQAKRYDPEGAYVRRWVPELAALRGPAIHEPWKLAGSERSRFDGYPDPLIALPEGLARFRRARGQD, translated from the coding sequence ATGAACGTCTCGGTCGTCCTCTTCACCTCGGACCTGCGGGTCCACGACCATCCGCCGCTGCGCGCGGCGCAGGGACCGCGCAACGAGACCGTCCCGCTCTTCGTGCGCGACCCGGCGGTGGACCACGCCGGTTTCGCGGCGCCGAACCGCCTCGCCTTCCTCGCGGACTGCCTGGCCGACCTCGACCAGGGGCTGCGCCGGCGGGGCGGCCGGCTCGTCGTCCGCTCGGGCGACCCCGTCGCCGAAGTGTGCGCCGTCGTACGGGAGACCGACGCCGACGAGGTGCACATGGCCGCCGGGTGCAGCGCCTTCGCCCTGCGGCGCGAACAGCGGCTGCGCCGGGCCCTGGAGGCCGACGGCCGCCGCCTGTACGTCCACGACGGGGTCGTCACCGCCCTGCCGGCCGGCGCCGTGACACCGAACGGCTCCGACCACTTCGCCGTGTTCACCCCGTACTTCAGACGCTGGTCCGGCGAGCGGCTGCGCACGCCCCTCGCCGCACCGCGCGTGGTCCGGGTCCCGCTCGGCATCCGGTCCGAGGGCCTCCCCGCACGGCCGGCCGCCGGAACCGTCTCGGCGGGCCTGGCCACCGGCGGCGAGGAGGAAGGGCGCAAGAGGCTCGCGTACTGGCTCGACCGGCACGCCGACGCCTACGAGGAGGGACACGACGACCTCGCCGCCGACGCGACCTCCCGGCTCTCCCCGTACTTCCACTTCGGCGCGCTCTCGGCGGCCGAGGCCGTGCACCGCGCCCGCGCCCGGGGCGGAGCCGGCGCCGAGGCCTTCGTACGGCAGCTCTGCTGGCGGGACTTCCACCACCAGCTCCTCGCCGCCCGCCCCGCGGTCGCCGACGCCGACTACCGCACCCGGTCCGACCACTGGCGCCGCGGTGCGCAGGCCGAGGCCGACCTGCGGGCATGGCGCGAGGGCCGCACCGGCTATCCCGTCGTCGACGCGGCCATGCGCCAACTCGCCCACGAGGGCTGGATGCCCGGCCGCGGCCGGCTGCTCACCGCCTCGTTCCTGACCAAGACGCTGTACATCGACTGGCGCGCCGGAGCCCGCCACTTCCTCGACCTGCTGGTCGACGGGGACGTCGCCAACAACCAGCTCAACTGGCAGTGGATGGCCGGCACCGGCACCGACAGCCGCCCCAACCGGGTCCTCAACCCCGTGATCCAGGCCAAGCGGTACGACCCGGAGGGCGCCTACGTACGCCGGTGGGTGCCCGAACTCGCCGCACTGCGGGGCCCGGCGATCCACGAGCCGTGGAAGCTGGCCGGCTCCGAACGCAGCCGGTTCGACGGCTATCCCGATCCGCTGATCGCACTCCCCGAGGGGCTGGCCCGCTTCCGCAGGGCCCGCGGTCAGGACTGA
- a CDS encoding TetR/AcrR family transcriptional regulator, with the protein MRTAEGAAVAEADDRVPGPAPVRVDGRTERGRRTRDKIVDALLDLLDEGVVDFPAERVAERAGVSRRLVFHHFADMSELVDLAITRRLEQLAEQIRPLPETGPRRVRVAALAEQRARILEWITPARLTLMRIDHPSPRIQQVTDEAFAHARRRVAEIFAEELGRLDGSRAAELLDGLDAVTTWGAWNHWRSGGKSPQEARAAMEATVLNLLAAGDHPRG; encoded by the coding sequence ATGCGTACGGCGGAGGGAGCAGCGGTGGCGGAGGCGGACGACCGGGTGCCCGGCCCGGCGCCGGTACGGGTGGACGGACGGACCGAGCGCGGACGCCGCACCCGGGACAAGATCGTGGATGCCCTGCTCGACCTGCTCGACGAGGGCGTCGTGGATTTCCCGGCCGAGCGCGTAGCCGAACGCGCGGGCGTCTCCCGCCGGTTGGTCTTCCACCACTTCGCCGACATGTCCGAGCTGGTGGACCTGGCCATCACCCGGAGGCTGGAGCAACTGGCCGAGCAGATCAGGCCGTTGCCCGAGACCGGGCCCCGCCGGGTCCGGGTGGCGGCGCTCGCCGAACAGCGGGCGCGGATCCTGGAGTGGATCACTCCGGCGCGGCTGACGCTGATGCGGATCGACCATCCCTCGCCGCGCATCCAGCAGGTCACGGACGAGGCGTTCGCGCACGCCCGGCGCCGTGTCGCCGAGATCTTCGCGGAGGAGCTCGGCCGCCTGGACGGGAGCCGGGCGGCCGAACTCCTCGACGGTCTGGACGCCGTCACCACGTGGGGTGCCTGGAACCACTGGCGCTCCGGCGGCAAGAGCCCGCAGGAGGCGCGCGCCGCGATGGAGGCCACCGTGCTGAACCTGCTGGCGGCGGGCGACCACCCGCGCGGCTGA
- a CDS encoding SDR family oxidoreductase, which yields MTDTPGHPAHPPGSLCLVTGATGYIGGRLVPELIKAGHRVRCLARTPAKLRDHPWAGQAEIVRGDVTDAASLAPAMEGVDVAYYLVHALGTGRDFEETDRRAARTFAEQARAAGVRRIVYLGGLTPSGVPGHALSPHLRSRAEVGRILLDSGVPTTVLRAAVIIGSGSASFEMLRYLTERLPVMVTPSWVRTRIQPIAVRDVLRYLVGSAGMPDHVSRAFDIGGPEVLTYLDMMRRYAVVDGLPKRLIFPVPVLTPRLSSHWVGLVTPVPRSIARPLAESLKYEVVCDEHDIADWVPDPPGTPISFDTALSLALQKVRDAQVVTRWSSASVPGAPSDPLPTDPDWAGGSLYSDVRERTVDAPPQALWRVLEGIGGENGWYSFPLAWAVRGWLDRLVGGVGLRRGRRDATRLRVGDSLDFWRVEEIERGRLLRLRAEMRLPGLAWLEMYAEQDDEGRTRYRQRALFHPRGLAGHAYWWSVSPFHALVFGGMARNIARTAEAADGPPPLAQPAGSATAAGGPTPGAQA from the coding sequence ATGACCGACACCCCAGGGCACCCGGCCCACCCTCCCGGCTCGCTGTGCCTGGTCACCGGCGCCACCGGCTACATCGGCGGCCGGCTCGTCCCCGAGCTGATCAAGGCCGGACACCGCGTCCGGTGCCTCGCCCGCACCCCCGCGAAACTGCGCGACCACCCCTGGGCGGGCCAGGCCGAGATCGTCCGCGGCGACGTCACCGACGCCGCGTCGCTCGCCCCCGCCATGGAGGGCGTCGACGTCGCCTACTACCTCGTGCACGCCCTGGGCACCGGGCGCGACTTCGAGGAGACCGACCGCCGGGCCGCGCGCACCTTCGCCGAGCAGGCCCGCGCCGCCGGTGTGCGCCGCATCGTCTACCTGGGCGGACTCACCCCGAGCGGGGTCCCCGGCCACGCCCTCTCGCCCCACCTGCGCTCCCGCGCCGAGGTCGGGCGCATCCTCCTCGACTCCGGGGTCCCCACCACCGTGCTCCGCGCCGCCGTCATCATCGGCTCCGGCTCGGCGTCCTTCGAAATGCTCCGCTACCTCACCGAGCGGCTGCCCGTCATGGTCACCCCGAGCTGGGTGCGCACCCGCATCCAGCCCATCGCCGTCCGCGACGTGCTGCGCTACCTGGTCGGCAGCGCCGGGATGCCCGACCACGTCAGCCGGGCCTTCGACATCGGCGGCCCCGAAGTCCTCACCTACCTCGACATGATGCGCCGCTACGCCGTCGTCGACGGACTGCCCAAACGCCTGATCTTCCCCGTCCCGGTCCTCACCCCGCGCCTGTCCAGCCACTGGGTCGGCCTGGTCACCCCCGTGCCCCGGTCCATCGCCCGGCCGCTCGCGGAATCCCTCAAGTACGAGGTCGTCTGCGACGAGCACGACATCGCCGACTGGGTGCCCGATCCGCCCGGCACCCCCATCTCCTTCGACACGGCGCTCTCGCTCGCCCTCCAGAAGGTCCGCGACGCCCAGGTCGTCACCCGCTGGTCCTCGGCCTCCGTACCCGGCGCGCCCAGCGACCCGCTGCCCACCGACCCCGACTGGGCCGGCGGCAGCCTCTACAGCGACGTCCGCGAGCGCACCGTCGACGCCCCGCCCCAGGCGCTGTGGCGGGTCCTGGAGGGCATCGGCGGGGAGAACGGCTGGTACTCCTTCCCGCTCGCCTGGGCCGTCCGCGGCTGGCTCGACCGCCTCGTCGGCGGCGTCGGACTGCGCCGCGGCCGGCGCGACGCCACGCGCCTGCGGGTCGGCGACTCCCTCGACTTCTGGCGGGTCGAGGAGATCGAACGGGGGCGGCTGCTCAGGCTCCGCGCCGAGATGCGGCTCCCCGGCCTCGCCTGGCTGGAGATGTACGCCGAACAGGACGACGAAGGGCGCACGCGGTACCGGCAGCGGGCCCTCTTCCACCCGCGCGGCCTGGCCGGCCACGCCTACTGGTGGAGCGTCTCGCCCTTCCACGCCCTCGTCTTCGGCGGCATGGCACGCAACATCGCACGCACGGCCGAGGCGGCCGACGGACCGCCCCCGCTCGCGCAGCCGGCCGGGTCCGCCACTGCGGCCGGCGGCCCCACCCCAGGAGCGCAGGCATGA
- a CDS encoding MMPL family transporter yields the protein MFLTMGRWCARRPRRVIGAWLLLLLVLGGAVMAYGRVTSEAVTIPGSDSQAALDTAATAFPGPASGNQPLVLHTGPDGPALTGESARDAVERSARAIAEVPHVVSVTSPYERAGAAAMSRDGHTAYLSVGLDVTGRDITPGLSEQITDAAGSAAAAGIEVTPGGDLAAAVDRPDTGHSELIGLAAAAVILFIGFRKAAAAGLPLVIGVTGLIASLAAIGLAGHLMDMPSSGTTIAAMIGLGVGIDYTLFCLTRFREFRGRGVPAAEAAALATATAGKASAFAGCAVIAALAGLALGGLPLLRALALAPAVAVLVAVAATLTLLPALLSLLARFLGAAREEGATAQDGTDTPAPAGRGWQRIAERVTTRPRRHLLAGLALLLLLAAPATQLSFGQLDAGDKPVGSASRTAYEQLSDAFGPGVNGPLQVTDALATPAEGPQDARVAKVSTALAATPGVASVSPAQLTADGRTVRWQVTPATAPGDPATARLVDTLRADTLPAATADGAGSAHVGGAAAAVTDLNDRLADRLPAVIGTVVLVAGLLLLAAFRSPLLALKAAVLNLLSVAAAYGVLTAVFQWGWGAHLIGLEGPVPVPGYVPLLMFAVLFGLSMDYEVFLLTSVREKWLASGDSRQAVVAGLASTGGIITSAALIMVSVFLAYLLSDDPVVKMFGTGLAAAVALDVTVVRGLLVPTTMALLGDRGWWLPRRLDRILPELDIEGSSLTLPAEGPEGLPAPEAGETTATSPLPTR from the coding sequence ATGTTCCTGACGATGGGGCGCTGGTGCGCCCGTCGGCCGAGACGGGTGATCGGGGCCTGGCTGTTGCTGCTCCTCGTGCTCGGCGGCGCCGTCATGGCGTACGGCCGCGTGACCAGCGAGGCGGTGACCATCCCGGGCAGTGACAGCCAGGCCGCCCTCGACACGGCGGCGACGGCCTTCCCCGGCCCCGCGTCCGGCAACCAGCCGCTCGTCCTGCACACCGGACCCGACGGCCCGGCCCTGACCGGCGAGAGCGCCCGGGACGCCGTCGAGCGCAGCGCCCGGGCCATCGCCGAGGTGCCGCACGTCGTGAGCGTCACCTCGCCCTACGAACGGGCCGGCGCCGCCGCGATGAGCAGGGACGGGCACACGGCCTACCTCTCCGTCGGCCTCGACGTCACCGGCCGCGACATCACCCCCGGACTGTCGGAGCAGATCACCGACGCTGCCGGGTCGGCCGCGGCGGCCGGCATCGAGGTCACCCCGGGCGGCGACCTGGCGGCCGCCGTGGACCGGCCGGACACCGGGCACAGCGAGCTCATCGGGCTCGCAGCCGCCGCAGTGATCCTCTTCATCGGCTTCCGGAAGGCGGCCGCGGCCGGGCTCCCCCTGGTCATCGGCGTGACCGGCCTGATCGCGTCGCTGGCCGCCATCGGCCTGGCCGGACACCTCATGGACATGCCGTCCTCCGGCACCACCATCGCCGCGATGATCGGCCTCGGCGTGGGAATCGACTACACGCTGTTCTGCCTCACCCGGTTCCGGGAGTTCCGCGGCCGGGGCGTGCCGGCCGCCGAGGCCGCCGCCCTGGCCACGGCCACCGCCGGGAAGGCCTCCGCCTTCGCCGGATGCGCCGTGATCGCCGCGCTGGCCGGGCTCGCGCTGGGCGGGCTGCCGCTGCTGCGCGCCCTGGCGCTGGCGCCCGCGGTCGCGGTGCTCGTCGCCGTGGCCGCGACCCTGACCCTGCTGCCCGCCCTGCTGAGCCTGCTGGCCCGGTTCCTCGGTGCCGCCCGGGAGGAGGGCGCCACCGCGCAGGACGGGACGGACACGCCCGCCCCCGCGGGCCGCGGCTGGCAGCGGATCGCCGAGCGCGTCACCACCCGCCCCCGGCGCCACCTGCTCGCCGGCCTCGCCCTGCTCCTGCTGCTCGCCGCCCCCGCCACCCAGCTGTCGTTCGGGCAGCTCGACGCCGGCGACAAGCCCGTCGGCTCGGCCAGCCGCACCGCCTACGAGCAGCTCTCGGACGCGTTCGGGCCCGGCGTCAACGGCCCCCTCCAGGTGACCGACGCCCTGGCGACGCCCGCCGAAGGCCCGCAGGACGCCCGCGTCGCCAAGGTCTCCACCGCCCTGGCCGCCACCCCCGGCGTGGCCTCGGTGAGCCCGGCCCAGCTCACCGCGGACGGCCGCACCGTCCGCTGGCAGGTCACGCCCGCGACCGCCCCCGGCGACCCCGCGACCGCCCGGCTGGTCGACACCCTGCGCGCGGACACCCTGCCGGCGGCCACCGCCGACGGCGCGGGAAGCGCCCACGTCGGCGGGGCCGCGGCCGCGGTCACCGACCTCAACGACCGCCTCGCGGACCGGCTGCCCGCCGTGATCGGGACCGTGGTGCTCGTGGCCGGACTGCTGCTCCTGGCGGCCTTCCGCTCACCACTCCTCGCGCTGAAGGCCGCCGTGCTGAACCTGCTGTCGGTGGCCGCCGCGTACGGGGTGCTCACCGCGGTGTTCCAGTGGGGCTGGGGCGCGCACCTGATCGGGCTGGAAGGGCCGGTGCCCGTGCCCGGCTACGTACCGCTGCTGATGTTCGCCGTCCTGTTCGGGCTCTCCATGGACTACGAGGTGTTCCTCCTGACCTCGGTGCGCGAGAAGTGGCTGGCGAGCGGGGACAGCCGGCAGGCGGTGGTCGCGGGCCTCGCCTCGACCGGCGGCATCATCACCTCCGCCGCACTGATCATGGTGAGCGTCTTCCTCGCGTACCTGCTCTCGGACGACCCCGTGGTGAAGATGTTCGGCACCGGGCTCGCCGCGGCCGTCGCCCTCGACGTCACCGTCGTGCGCGGCCTGCTCGTCCCCACCACCATGGCTCTGCTCGGGGACCGCGGCTGGTGGCTGCCCCGCCGCCTCGACCGGATCCTGCCCGAACTCGACATCGAGGGCAGCTCCCTCACCCTGCCGGCCGAGGGCCCCGAGGGCCTCCCCGCGCCCGAAGCAGGCGAGACCACCGCCACCAGTCCCCTTCCCACCCGGTGA